The Sporosarcina ureae genome includes a region encoding these proteins:
- the hslO gene encoding Hsp33 family molecular chaperone HslO, which produces MTTDYLVKALAFEGQIRAYAVRSTETVGEVQRRHQMWPTATAAVGRTISAAVMMGAMLKGDDSITVKIQGDGPLGPIVVDANAKGEVRGYATNPQTHLPLNEQGKLDVRGAVGTEGTLSVVKDLGLKDYFTGQVPIISGEIAEDFTQYMVVSEQVPSAVALGVLVDPDNTVKASGGFILQVMPGATEETIELLEGRIANMTAISTMIDNGLTPEGILTEVLGQENVEFLSKVDVKFDCECSKERFSEAIKGLGAEEIQAMIDEDHGAEAQCHFCLEKYQFSEQELRELL; this is translated from the coding sequence TAAAAGCGTTAGCCTTTGAGGGACAAATTCGTGCATACGCAGTAAGGTCGACAGAAACGGTAGGAGAAGTGCAACGTCGTCACCAAATGTGGCCGACAGCGACTGCTGCTGTTGGACGTACGATTTCAGCAGCGGTCATGATGGGAGCTATGTTAAAAGGTGATGACAGCATTACGGTGAAAATTCAAGGCGATGGTCCACTAGGCCCGATTGTCGTGGATGCTAACGCAAAAGGGGAAGTTCGTGGTTACGCGACGAATCCACAAACGCATTTGCCGTTAAATGAACAAGGGAAATTAGACGTTCGTGGGGCAGTGGGTACGGAAGGTACGCTGTCTGTCGTAAAGGATCTAGGTTTGAAAGATTACTTTACAGGGCAAGTACCGATTATTTCCGGGGAAATTGCTGAAGATTTCACTCAGTACATGGTAGTGTCTGAACAAGTACCGTCGGCTGTTGCGTTAGGTGTACTCGTTGATCCGGATAATACAGTTAAAGCATCAGGTGGATTTATTCTACAAGTCATGCCAGGAGCTACGGAAGAGACGATTGAATTGCTGGAAGGAAGAATCGCAAACATGACGGCAATTTCTACTATGATTGACAATGGACTGACACCTGAAGGAATCTTAACAGAAGTACTAGGTCAAGAAAATGTAGAATTTCTCTCTAAAGTAGATGTGAAATTTGATTGTGAATGTTCTAAAGAACGTTTTAGCGAAGCGATTAAAGGACTTGGAGCTGAAGAAATCCAAGCGATGATTGATGAAGATCATGGCGCAGAAGCGCAATGTCACTTCTGTTTGGAGAAGTATCAATTCTCTGAGCAAGAACTACGAGAATTACTATAA
- the cysK gene encoding cysteine synthase A, translated as MSRVGNSVIDLVGNTPLVKLNRLTGADDADVYLKLEFFNPGSSVKDRIALAMIEEEEKNGNLKDGSTIIEPTSGNTGIGLAMIAAAKGYKSVLVMPDTMSLERRNLLRAYGADLVLTPGAEGMKGAISKAEQLAEENGWFLPQQFNNEANPEIHRLTTGPEIANALDQVDAFISGIGTGGTITGVGQVLKERFPGVRIVAVEPEDSAVLSGDKPGPHKIQGIGAGFVPEVLDTDIYDEIIKISNDDAYTFARRAAREEGILGGVSSGAAIAAALQVAKKLGKGKTVVAIIPSNGERYLSTPLYQFDEE; from the coding sequence ATGAGTAGAGTGGGAAATTCTGTTATTGATTTAGTAGGTAACACACCGCTAGTGAAATTAAATCGTTTAACAGGTGCAGATGACGCAGATGTGTATTTGAAACTAGAATTTTTCAATCCTGGCTCAAGCGTCAAGGACCGTATTGCGCTTGCTATGATCGAAGAAGAAGAGAAAAATGGTAATTTAAAAGATGGTAGTACAATCATCGAACCGACAAGTGGGAACACAGGAATTGGACTTGCGATGATAGCAGCGGCAAAAGGGTATAAATCTGTACTGGTAATGCCTGACACAATGAGTTTAGAGCGGCGCAACTTACTTCGCGCATACGGGGCGGATTTAGTCCTTACTCCAGGTGCTGAAGGGATGAAAGGTGCAATCTCGAAAGCTGAGCAACTAGCGGAAGAAAACGGCTGGTTCTTGCCACAACAATTCAATAATGAAGCGAATCCTGAAATACATCGTCTGACAACAGGACCGGAAATCGCTAATGCTCTAGATCAAGTGGATGCATTTATCTCGGGAATTGGTACGGGTGGTACGATTACAGGAGTAGGGCAAGTGTTGAAAGAACGTTTCCCTGGAGTCCGTATCGTAGCGGTAGAGCCGGAAGATTCAGCGGTATTATCCGGAGATAAGCCAGGACCACATAAAATTCAAGGGATCGGTGCGGGATTCGTGCCAGAAGTTTTAGACACGGATATCTATGATGAAATTATCAAAATCTCTAATGATGATGCGTATACGTTTGCGCGTCGAGCGGCTCGCGAAGAGGGGATTCTTGGAGGAGTATCTTCAGGCGCGGCGATTGCGGCTGCGTTGCAAGTGGCAAAGAAGCTTGGTAAAGGTAAAACAGTTGTAGCAATCATCCCATCTAACGGAGAGCGCTACTTAAGCACACCTCTTTATCAGTTTGACGAAGAGTAA
- a CDS encoding peroxiredoxin family protein, with the protein MSKKWSIIVSVLIVIVMGTIIFLLNKEIEEETGGLPGYEDLNMESLPKDVVDRLPEDWQTTTDTDKPGLAKGDLAPDFELATLSGDTVKLSDYRGKTVMLNFWASWCPPCRSEMPHMENYYTDNKESDNMEILAVNMTKTEKNKVESAKEFVDEYKLTFPILLDKDSEVMKMYQIKVYPTSYIINKEGVITDKVMLPLDDTMIKQLIEESAE; encoded by the coding sequence GTGAGTAAAAAGTGGAGCATAATAGTTTCAGTGTTAATTGTAATTGTCATGGGTACGATTATTTTCTTGTTGAATAAGGAAATTGAAGAAGAAACGGGTGGCCTTCCGGGTTATGAGGACTTGAATATGGAGAGTTTGCCGAAAGATGTGGTAGATCGTTTGCCGGAGGATTGGCAAACTACTACGGATACGGATAAGCCTGGGCTTGCGAAGGGAGACTTAGCTCCGGATTTCGAATTGGCTACACTTTCAGGTGATACGGTCAAGTTGTCCGATTATCGTGGCAAGACGGTCATGTTGAACTTCTGGGCATCGTGGTGTCCGCCATGCCGTTCAGAAATGCCGCATATGGAAAACTACTATACAGACAATAAAGAGTCCGACAATATGGAAATACTTGCGGTCAATATGACGAAAACAGAGAAGAACAAGGTGGAGAGTGCGAAAGAATTTGTCGATGAATATAAATTGACGTTCCCGATTTTATTAGATAAGGATAGCGAAGTCATGAAAATGTATCAAATAAAAGTCTATCCGACTTCGTATATCATTAATAAAGAAGGTGTGATTACGGATAAAGTGATGTTGCCGTTAGATGATACGATGATTAAACAGTTGATAGAAGAAAGCGCAGAGTGA
- a CDS encoding anthranilate synthase component I family protein, producing MNTVAYQTASMTKDEFFYAYRQLATTVERHVLLESGRGGKMCVAGLDPLVTFNATKTGLHLEWRDGKEEWLTGDDPLVLLNEFMRRYNLEHQKDLPAYQGGPIGMVSYDYVRRYETLPVLAKEDLATPDVFFYLFDQWAVFDIENSDVYFMTLPEKQHALDNMVNEWTEASQKGLRNRQFTTGQAVDVDVTEEDLQVSVTGEQFEQMVRDVQQFIDDGDVVQVNLSVRQSKPLEAPSLLMYEALRSFNPSPYMAYMAAPNFEVVSGSPELLLKKRGTELSTRPIGGTRKRGMTEVEDLSLQEELVSNAKEIGEHKMLVDLECADFQGICQEGTVEVDEFMVVEKYSHVMHLVSNVRGTASSDDLAPIMHGVFPGGSITGDPKLRTMEIIEELEPTRRGLYTGSMGWIGFNGDLELNITIRTAFIQDGIVHIQAGAGLVPDSDPAAEYQESLNKAKALWQAKEMAELATRGESRQLH from the coding sequence ATGAATACAGTAGCCTATCAGACGGCTTCCATGACAAAAGACGAATTTTTTTATGCCTACCGCCAACTTGCAACAACGGTAGAACGACATGTTTTATTAGAGAGTGGTCGTGGTGGGAAGATGTGTGTGGCGGGACTTGATCCACTTGTGACGTTCAACGCAACTAAAACAGGTCTACATTTAGAGTGGCGTGATGGGAAAGAAGAGTGGCTGACGGGAGATGATCCGCTAGTCTTGCTGAATGAGTTTATGAGGCGATATAACCTGGAGCATCAAAAAGATCTGCCTGCCTATCAAGGTGGACCGATTGGGATGGTCAGTTACGATTATGTTAGACGTTATGAGACTTTACCGGTACTTGCGAAGGAAGACTTGGCAACACCTGACGTATTCTTTTACCTCTTTGATCAATGGGCGGTGTTCGATATAGAGAATAGCGATGTCTATTTTATGACGTTGCCTGAGAAGCAGCATGCGCTGGATAATATGGTGAATGAGTGGACGGAAGCGTCACAAAAAGGTCTACGGAATCGTCAATTTACTACTGGACAAGCAGTAGATGTGGACGTTACTGAAGAAGATCTACAAGTTTCTGTAACAGGAGAGCAATTCGAGCAAATGGTGCGCGATGTACAGCAATTCATTGATGATGGAGACGTAGTGCAAGTGAATTTGTCCGTACGTCAATCAAAACCGCTCGAAGCACCTTCCTTATTGATGTATGAAGCACTGCGTTCGTTCAATCCTTCTCCTTATATGGCTTATATGGCAGCGCCGAATTTTGAAGTGGTTTCGGGTTCTCCAGAGCTATTGTTGAAAAAGCGCGGAACTGAACTGAGTACACGCCCAATCGGTGGCACAAGAAAACGTGGGATGACGGAAGTGGAAGACCTATCTTTACAGGAAGAGTTGGTGTCGAATGCTAAGGAAATAGGTGAGCACAAGATGCTTGTCGACCTCGAGTGTGCGGATTTTCAAGGGATCTGTCAAGAAGGCACAGTAGAAGTGGATGAATTCATGGTCGTCGAAAAGTATTCGCACGTCATGCATTTGGTATCGAATGTTCGAGGTACTGCGTCTTCTGATGATTTGGCACCTATTATGCACGGTGTATTCCCTGGTGGCTCAATTACGGGAGATCCTAAATTACGTACGATGGAAATCATCGAAGAACTGGAACCGACACGTAGAGGACTCTACACAGGTTCAATGGGTTGGATTGGTTTCAATGGAGATCTGGAGCTGAATATCACCATTCGTACAGCATTCATTCAAGATGGTATCGTGCATATCCAAGCAGGTGCGGGTTTAGTACCTGATTCGGATCCTGCCGCTGAATATCAAGAGTCTCTAAATAAAGCAAAAGCATTGTGGCAAGCGAAAGAAATGGCGGAATTAGCGACTCGTGGAGAAAGTAGGCAACTGCATTGA
- the pabC gene encoding aminodeoxychorismate lyase, translating to MICWVNGKQVVAEELQISPFDHGFLYGLGFFETFRTYDGHVFLYESHMIRLRSALADYRIEMRYSDEEILSAIYSLYKENGYEDGYYRLNVSAGVHDIGLAPTQYEQPNVLIFQKTLHLPPVHTEKDGVWLATTRNEPESGIRHKSHQYANNVKGRLELPSLKETEGLFITSDGYVAEGITSNVFWVKQGELYTPSLETGILPGTTRAFVIEMAGEIGLPIHEGLYMQDELERAEEVFITNAIQELVPIRRVGEVMFSGKEGSIYQRLHAGYQRAVNRMKVSD from the coding sequence TTGATTTGCTGGGTGAACGGTAAGCAAGTAGTCGCGGAGGAGTTACAAATATCCCCATTTGACCATGGGTTTCTTTACGGGCTAGGTTTTTTTGAAACGTTTCGTACATACGATGGCCATGTATTCCTTTACGAATCGCATATGATTCGCCTGCGGTCAGCATTGGCCGATTATCGTATTGAAATGCGGTATAGTGATGAGGAAATTTTATCGGCTATTTATTCTTTGTATAAGGAGAATGGCTATGAGGATGGGTATTACCGATTGAATGTATCAGCAGGTGTGCATGATATTGGGCTAGCACCTACACAATATGAACAACCAAATGTACTAATCTTCCAGAAAACGCTTCATCTGCCGCCTGTACATACGGAAAAAGATGGCGTTTGGCTTGCAACAACGCGTAATGAACCGGAAAGTGGCATTCGTCATAAGTCACATCAGTATGCGAATAATGTCAAAGGACGTTTAGAATTACCTTCATTGAAAGAAACAGAAGGTCTATTTATTACTTCGGACGGCTATGTAGCAGAGGGCATTACATCCAATGTGTTTTGGGTGAAACAAGGCGAGTTGTATACACCTTCCTTGGAAACGGGAATTTTACCTGGCACGACGCGAGCGTTTGTCATTGAAATGGCTGGTGAAATAGGATTACCTATCCATGAAGGCTTGTATATGCAAGATGAACTTGAACGGGCAGAGGAAGTATTTATTACCAATGCGATTCAAGAACTAGTTCCGATTCGCCGGGTAGGAGAAGTAATGTTTTCCGGCAAGGAAGGATCCATCTATCAACGATTGCATGCCGGTTACCAACGAGCTGTCAACCGAATGAAAGTGAGTGACTAG
- the folP gene encoding dihydropteroate synthase has translation MELSKARASYKMGETTINFTEETVIMGILNVTPDSFSDGGKYGQQNTALEHARKMLADGAKIIDIGGESTRPGYTPVSVEEEIARVVPTIELLTKELGCVISIDTSKAAVAEAAIIAGASIINDVWGAKREPAIAEVAARYGVPIILMHNRENRHYELPFMEAVIEDLQESINIAKLAGVSEEMIWLDPGIGFAKDFEQNILAMQGLSSIAKLGYPVLLGTSRKGMIGKVLDLPVEERIEGTGATVCYGIEHGGHIMRVHDVKEISRMVKMMDVLTKKAAYTG, from the coding sequence ATGGAATTATCAAAAGCGCGTGCATCTTATAAAATGGGTGAAACAACGATCAACTTTACGGAAGAAACGGTAATTATGGGGATATTGAATGTCACGCCGGATTCGTTTTCGGATGGCGGAAAGTATGGACAGCAAAACACGGCTCTTGAACATGCACGGAAAATGCTAGCGGACGGTGCAAAAATTATCGACATCGGCGGAGAATCCACTCGGCCAGGGTATACACCTGTTTCGGTTGAAGAGGAAATAGCACGAGTTGTACCAACGATTGAGTTACTCACGAAAGAACTTGGCTGTGTAATATCAATTGATACGTCTAAAGCAGCTGTGGCGGAAGCTGCGATTATAGCAGGTGCAAGTATAATTAATGATGTTTGGGGTGCAAAGCGGGAACCAGCGATTGCAGAAGTGGCGGCGCGTTACGGTGTACCGATCATTTTGATGCACAATCGTGAAAATCGTCATTACGAGCTACCATTCATGGAGGCTGTCATAGAAGATTTACAGGAGAGTATTAATATTGCAAAGCTAGCTGGAGTTAGTGAAGAGATGATCTGGTTGGATCCAGGCATCGGCTTCGCAAAAGATTTCGAACAAAATATATTGGCGATGCAAGGGTTGTCTTCAATTGCGAAGCTCGGATATCCCGTTTTGCTTGGTACATCTCGTAAAGGTATGATCGGTAAAGTGCTCGATCTACCTGTGGAAGAGCGTATAGAAGGTACGGGTGCAACGGTTTGCTACGGCATTGAGCATGGTGGACATATTATGCGTGTTCATGATGTAAAAGAAATCTCACGTATGGTCAAGATGATGGATGTATTGACGAAGAAAGCAGCGTACACTGGGTAA
- the folB gene encoding dihydroneopterin aldolase, with amino-acid sequence MDYIHLNDMEFYGYHGALPEENKLGQRFRLTVSLAMDLAEAGQTDDLSKTMNYAEVYEMCKNIVEGEAVHLIETVAETVAGTIMTDFAKKVNGVRVVLIKPDPPIRGHYSSVSVEITRGRFS; translated from the coding sequence ATGGATTATATTCATTTGAATGATATGGAGTTTTATGGTTACCACGGTGCATTGCCTGAAGAGAATAAGCTTGGGCAGCGGTTTCGGCTGACGGTTTCGTTGGCGATGGATCTCGCAGAAGCCGGACAAACCGATGATTTATCGAAAACAATGAACTATGCAGAAGTCTATGAAATGTGCAAGAATATCGTAGAAGGGGAAGCGGTTCATTTGATCGAGACAGTAGCTGAAACGGTGGCGGGAACGATCATGACGGACTTTGCGAAAAAGGTAAATGGTGTGCGCGTCGTACTTATAAAGCCGGACCCACCGATTCGTGGGCATTACTCATCCGTTTCCGTGGAAATCACGAGGGGGCGTTTCTCTTGA